The DNA sequence GGCCCAGATAGCCCGCCCCGGTCAGGACCTCGCCGTTGGGTGCGAGAAAGACCGTCGAGGGGAACCCACCCATGTTGTATCGATCGCGGACGCGCGGGTACCGGTCGACATCGACTCGCACGGGCACAAAACTGTCGTTGACGTTGGCCGCGATGCGAGGCTCCGCGTAGGTTTCGGCGTCCATCTCGTGGCAGTGATCGCACCACGTCGCAGTCAGCGAGAGCAACACGGGGATGTCGGCGTCCGTCGCCTCGTCGAAGGCCGCCTGGCCCCACTCGCGCCACTCGACGCGCGTTGGATCGTCCATATCGGAGCGACGTGAGTCGCCGGGGTAAGCCCTTCGTTCGCTTTTACTCCGGCGTATGCTTGAGCCAGGGAATCAGATCGGGGCCTCGAGTCGCGGTGGCACCGCTACTGTGACGAGAGTAAAGGACTTTCACCCTTCGGCGGCTAGGGAGTGGTATGCTTCGGTGGATCTTCGCGCTGTTGCTCATCCCGTTTCTCGACGCCGTGTTACTCGCGGTCGTCGTCAGCCAGACGAGCTACATCGGCTGGGTCGGGATGGTGCTGCTGGTCGTCCTGACTGGACTGGTGGGGATGCTCCTCGTGCGGGCCGAAGGGCGACGAACGCTTCGGAAGATGCAACGGTCGATGGTACGTGGCGAGCCGCCGACCAACGAACTGCTCGACGGTGGCTTGCTGATCGCCGCCGGTGCGTTCTTGCTGACGCCCGGGCTGGTGACTGACGCCATCGGCTTCCTGCTCGCCGTGCCCGTGACGCGGGTCCCGATCCGCGCAGTGCTCAAACGCTACGTGATCGTCCCCTACGCGGACAAAAAGACCGGCGGATTCGCTAGCGGCAACGTCTGGACGTTCGGCTTTCCCAACCAAGAGACGGCTCAAGGCGGGGCCGAGTCGACCGACACCGGAACCTACGACCTCGGTGACGACGACTACACCGTCGACGGCGACGGCAGCGAAGACTCGTATACGATCGACTTCGGCGACGAGAACACCGACGACCGAGACGACGACCCCTTTGCCCGGTAGCGGTTCGCACGGGTCTTCCAGAAAGAAACGTTTAAACGTCCCACCGAGCAACTACCGAGTGCGAAGAAGGCGACGCGGGCCAATAGCTCAATTAGGTTGAGCGCCACTCTGATAAGGTGGAGGCTCTCGGTTCAAATCCGAGTTGGCCCACTACTTTTCCGAGGTCACTTACGGAACGAGCAGCGTCAGTAACGGCTCGCGAGACACGAGCAGGACGACGTTGTGACTCGCGAAAAGGGCATAGAGTCCCACGACAAGGGATACGAACCCGGTATCGAGCGGCGACGAGAGGGCGTGACCGAGCCCGACCACGAGCACAGCGTAGCTGACGGCAGCGATGACGACGCCGACGAGCCCGAAGACATCGTGCAGAAAGACCGTAACGGGGTTCAACTCGTGTGCGTACGGAACAGTGAAAAAGAGGATCGTCGCGACGAGGTCGACGGACCAGACGCCGACGAACGCAGCCCGGAGTCCGGGGGTCCCCGGCGGATCCAGTCGGCTCTCGAGTTCGGTGACGCCGATCATACTGATTCACAGGTGCCGGCAGGAATAGCCGTGCTCCTTGCGGATTATGGCAGTGCCAACTGTTCCCAGGATAGTCGTTGACGGAGGCTACTGGTAAGCTTGCAGCCCAGTTAGATCTTCGCCGAGGATCAGCGTGTGGATATCGTGGGTTCCCTCGTAGGTGTAGACCGTCTCGAGGTTTGCGAGGTGGCGCATCGGCGAGTAGTCGGTCGTGATGCCGTTGCCGCCGAATGTCAACACCCATACATAGACAGGTACCGAACGACGGTGGCGGCGAGCGTGAGCGCCAACAAGCAGTCGAACGCGAAGAGACCCGCACTCAGGTGACGCCGCCGACGTATGGTCCATACTAGTTAGGCATTTTATTTGTTAGACAGGATCGAGTACACGCAACTGCCGTCCGAGCCGTGGACGGCGGCCCCAGGGGGCACACGTGGTAAAACAACGGGGCCACTTTTCGGCTCGAATTCGGTCATCCCCCAGTAACCGAACGAACGTGTGCCAGACGGGCGGTCAGAGATCCACCGCCCGGTTACCCTTCCGTCCCACAGTATCGGCGGTCAGGACGACCGAACAGTCTCCCAGTACCGGTCGTACGATGGGGTAATGCGGGTGCTTTTTGTGACCCCTGCGCAAGGGTGACGTATGTCTTTGGAGCCGAGCGCCGACCCGGCTGCCGACCGGCGAGCGAAGTACGACTATCGGAGCGACGACGTCGACCGCCCGGCACTGGTCGCAGACATCGAACAGCTCGTCGACTGTGAGGTCCGGGCCGACTCCTACTCTCGCGAATTGTATGCAACCGACGCGAGCGCCTACGAAGTGACCCCGATCGCGGTCGCCTTCCCCGAATCGACCGCCGACGTGGCAGGAATCCTCGAGTACTGTGCCGAGCGCGAGATCCCAGTGCTTCCGCGGGGTGGTGGGACGAGTCTCGCCGGCCAGACGGTCAACCGGGCCGTGGTGCTGGATTTTACCCGGCACATGAACGAGATTCTCGCGATCGACCCTGACGGCCACACGGCGACGGTCCAATCCGGGACGATCGTGGGGACGTTGAACGAAGCACTGGCTCCCCACGATCTCAAGTTCGCACCAGATCCCGCGTGGCGCGACAAAAGCGCCGTCGGTGGTGCGATCGGCAACAACTCGACGGGCGCACACTCCCTGAAGTACGGCAAGACCGACGCCTATATCGAGGAAGTCGAGGCCGTCCTCGCCGACGGCACCGTCACCCGCTTCGGCGAAGTGACCAGAGAGGAAATCAGCGATCAGGCTGACCCCGACGGCGACCTCGAGGGACGGATCTACGCCGAAGTCGAGCGGATTCTCGAAGAAGACGCGGACCTGATCGACGAGACGTATCCCGGTCTCAAGCGCAACGTCTCGGGCTACAATCTCGATCGGCTCGTCGCCGAGGCCCGCGGTGATGAGCTGCCCGGTGGTGAGGCGACTGGCGAGTCCGGCACCGTCAACCTCGCGCGCCTGCTGGCCGGCAGTGAAGGGACGCTGGCGATCGTCACCGAGGCGACGGTCTCGCTCGAGCCAATTCCCGAGACGAAGGCCGTTTCCTTGCTGTGTTATCCCGATCTCCACACGGCGATGCGCGATGTCGAGCCGATCCTCGCACACGACCCCGCGGCGGTCGAAGTCCTCGACGACGTATTGATCGACCTCGCGCGTGACACCGCGGAGTTCGGCCCCGTCACGGAGATCCTGCCCGAGGGAACGAACGCCGTCCTCCTCGTCGAGTTCTACGCCGAGGACGACGACCACGGCAGGGAGCAGGTCGCCGGTCTGTTCGCCGACCGCGTCCCCTCGGCGACGCCTGCCGGTGAGCCAGCAGCGGACTCCCCACACAGCGACGCCGAGACGATCGCGATCGAGGGGCTCGAGGCCTACGACGAAGCCGAACGCGCGAAGCTGTGGAAGCTCCGCAAGTCCGGGCTCCCGATCTTGCTCTCGCGGACGACCGACGCGAAGCACATCTCCTTCATCGAGGACACCGCGATCCCGCCGGCGCGGCTGCCCGAGTTCGTCGAGGGGTTCGAAGAGATCCTCGAAAAACACGACACCTACGCTAGCTTCTACGCTCACGCGGGCCCCGGCGTGCTCCACGTGCGACCGCTCGTGAACACGAAGACGGAGGTTGGGCTCGAGCAACTCCACGGGATCGCCGACGACGTGACGGACCTCGTCGTCGAGTTGGGCGGGTCGGTCTCAGGCGAACACGGAGACGGTCGCGCACGCACGCAGTGGAATCACAAACTCTACGGCGACGAACTCTGGGCGACCTTCCAGGACCTCAAGACCGCGTTCGACCCCGACTGGCTGCTCAATCCCGGACAGGTCGTCTTCCGCGAGGACGATCCCACCGATCTGCGCGAACACCTGCGATTCGATCCCGACTACGACTTCGAGACGGGCTTCGAGCCAGCCCTCGAGTGGGACAACGACAACGGCATGCAGGGGATGGTCGAACTCTGTCACGGCTGTGGGGGCTGTCGCGGCGAACAGTCGACCACCGGCGGCGTGATGTGTCCGACCTACCGGGCGAGCCGCGAGGAGATCACGGCGACCCGGGGCCGGGCGAACGCGCTTCGGTCGGCGATGAGCGGCGACGTCGACCAGGACGAGGCGTTTTCCGACGAGTTCGTCGAGGAGGTGATGGACCTCTGTATCGGCTGCAAAGGGTGTTCGATCGACTGCCCGAGCGAGGTCGACATGGCCAAACTCAAAGCCGAGG is a window from the Natrinema sp. HArc-T2 genome containing:
- a CDS encoding FAD-binding and (Fe-S)-binding domain-containing protein, which produces MSLEPSADPAADRRAKYDYRSDDVDRPALVADIEQLVDCEVRADSYSRELYATDASAYEVTPIAVAFPESTADVAGILEYCAEREIPVLPRGGGTSLAGQTVNRAVVLDFTRHMNEILAIDPDGHTATVQSGTIVGTLNEALAPHDLKFAPDPAWRDKSAVGGAIGNNSTGAHSLKYGKTDAYIEEVEAVLADGTVTRFGEVTREEISDQADPDGDLEGRIYAEVERILEEDADLIDETYPGLKRNVSGYNLDRLVAEARGDELPGGEATGESGTVNLARLLAGSEGTLAIVTEATVSLEPIPETKAVSLLCYPDLHTAMRDVEPILAHDPAAVEVLDDVLIDLARDTAEFGPVTEILPEGTNAVLLVEFYAEDDDHGREQVAGLFADRVPSATPAGEPAADSPHSDAETIAIEGLEAYDEAERAKLWKLRKSGLPILLSRTTDAKHISFIEDTAIPPARLPEFVEGFEEILEKHDTYASFYAHAGPGVLHVRPLVNTKTEVGLEQLHGIADDVTDLVVELGGSVSGEHGDGRARTQWNHKLYGDELWATFQDLKTAFDPDWLLNPGQVVFREDDPTDLREHLRFDPDYDFETGFEPALEWDNDNGMQGMVELCHGCGGCRGEQSTTGGVMCPTYRASREEITATRGRANALRSAMSGDVDQDEAFSDEFVEEVMDLCIGCKGCSIDCPSEVDMAKLKAEVTHEYHQRNGASLRDRLFANVATLSKWGSRLAPVSNTAAKLPGARKVLEAVVGIDASRSLPTFHAETFRDWFDERGGARVSEAEATRTVVLYPDTYTNYSHPEAGKAAVRVLEAAGVHVTVPDDLGDTGRPAFSKGFLEKARTAARENVTALAPQVNAGWDVVVIEPSDAVMFQSDYLDLLASDAAERLADATYGVCEYIDTFRLDEAIDFDPAVVQQHLTYHGHCHQKSVAKDHHAVGVLRRAGYAVDPLDSGCCGMAGSFGYEAEHASMSDAIATILYEQVADSDGDRVVAPGASCRTQLENRPGAPAEPPTPIEVVAEALERPQ
- a CDS encoding FxsA family protein, with protein sequence MLRWIFALLLIPFLDAVLLAVVVSQTSYIGWVGMVLLVVLTGLVGMLLVRAEGRRTLRKMQRSMVRGEPPTNELLDGGLLIAAGAFLLTPGLVTDAIGFLLAVPVTRVPIRAVLKRYVIVPYADKKTGGFASGNVWTFGFPNQETAQGGAESTDTGTYDLGDDDYTVDGDGSEDSYTIDFGDENTDDRDDDPFAR